One stretch of Candidatus Cloacimonadota bacterium DNA includes these proteins:
- a CDS encoding beta-N-acetylhexosaminidase: MYNVIPKPARIKSRKGYFTLNSNTKIQIIPEAKKSAKLAEYLINQIYDLMGVKIGFLANSHNFISLETTNAGLGKEGYSLIISESKIEIMAEAENGIFYGIQTLLQLLPAEVWQNSKLKFPLQIPCCEIEDKPRFRWRGMHLDVSRHFFGIEFIKKYVDLLAMHKFNVFHWHLTDDNGWRIEIKKYPELTRTCAWRKNLEHLPWLERQNLKEEANGVYGGFYTQNEIKEIIQYAEDRFVCVVPEIEMPGHSSEVFAAFPQFSCREKKLQVAPGGYCTNPDLFCAGKNDTFDFLKDILKEVLELFPSRHIHIGGDEADKSYWKECSLCRQRMVNENLKNEDELQSWFMQQIARFIRRQKKIPVVWDEITDGGVNEEMLVMCWRKDGIDSARKALASGCKVVMCPNPYLYFDWKQNVDDKGAFGVTTLEKVYNYDPVPNGFSDDEAKYILGAQGNVWTEWMPSEQRVEYMALPRMSALAELIWIDPDKKDYSDFVKRLDKIFMILTNRGVNFNRNIGEI; this comes from the coding sequence GCAAAATTAGCTGAATACCTGATAAATCAAATTTATGATTTAATGGGGGTTAAGATAGGATTCCTGGCAAATTCACATAACTTCATCTCATTAGAAACTACAAATGCCGGATTGGGAAAAGAAGGTTACAGTTTAATAATTTCTGAAAGTAAAATAGAAATTATGGCTGAAGCAGAAAATGGAATTTTTTATGGAATTCAAACATTGCTGCAGCTTCTTCCCGCAGAAGTTTGGCAAAATTCCAAATTAAAATTTCCGCTACAGATTCCCTGTTGCGAAATCGAGGACAAACCAAGATTCAGGTGGCGCGGAATGCATCTGGACGTGTCCCGTCATTTTTTCGGGATCGAGTTTATTAAGAAATATGTCGATCTGCTGGCAATGCATAAATTCAATGTTTTCCACTGGCATCTTACGGACGATAACGGTTGGCGGATCGAGATAAAAAAATATCCTGAACTTACCAGAACCTGTGCCTGGCGAAAGAACCTGGAACATCTTCCCTGGCTGGAAAGACAAAATTTAAAAGAAGAAGCAAATGGAGTTTACGGTGGATTTTACACTCAAAATGAAATAAAAGAAATAATTCAATATGCAGAAGATCGTTTTGTATGCGTTGTGCCAGAAATCGAAATGCCCGGTCACAGCAGCGAAGTTTTTGCCGCCTTTCCACAGTTTTCCTGCCGTGAAAAAAAACTGCAAGTTGCACCCGGTGGTTATTGCACAAATCCCGATCTTTTCTGCGCCGGAAAGAATGATACATTTGATTTTCTGAAAGATATTTTGAAGGAAGTGCTCGAACTCTTTCCATCCCGACACATTCATATCGGCGGCGATGAAGCAGATAAATCCTATTGGAAAGAATGTTCGCTCTGCCGGCAGCGCATGGTAAATGAAAACCTGAAAAATGAAGACGAATTGCAAAGCTGGTTCATGCAGCAAATCGCCCGGTTTATACGGCGACAGAAAAAAATTCCCGTCGTCTGGGATGAGATCACCGATGGCGGAGTGAATGAAGAAATGCTGGTGATGTGCTGGCGCAAAGACGGGATCGATTCTGCCAGAAAAGCCCTCGCCAGCGGCTGCAAAGTGGTGATGTGTCCAAATCCCTATCTTTATTTCGACTGGAAACAGAACGTAGACGATAAAGGTGCTTTTGGAGTTACAACGCTGGAAAAAGTTTATAACTACGATCCCGTTCCTAACGGTTTTTCTGATGATGAAGCAAAATATATTTTAGGTGCTCAGGGCAACGTCTGGACGGAATGGATGCCATCTGAACAAAGAGTAGAATACATGGCATTGCCCAGAATGAGCGCTTTAGCAGAATTAATTTGGATCGATCCTGATAAAAAAGATTATTCTGATTTTGTAAAACGACTGGACAAAATATTCATGATACTGACAAATCGAGGAGTAAATTTTAATAGAAATATAGGAGAGATTTAG
- a CDS encoding tetratricopeptide repeat-containing sensor histidine kinase encodes MAEIDELKHKLKNAAGKEKIELLCQISDQYIQNSDEDRSLAYLQEALQLAQQISEEKYIVICFQKLGLAYWRKNEFSTAKNYFEKALTLYEKLDNKSQAASLEMAIGVTLHNMGKSLQAKVQLRKAVYKIIRVRKKNNLAGAYNWLGIVYDDLMEDQAAMKYFLKGLHIQEELGNEEGIGVAKNSIGLLHLKLKHLEQAEKYLKESLEIRQKIDDKLGVADCLNNLGMLFSENNDLEMALEYYQNSLKIRQQIGGKAKMANTYNNIGNIYAKMGKIDKALKNLDASLKIMEEIGNKSYILQLLHNICDCHFDNNDFEAGKAILDSSQQLLSQIDDSPVKHIHYQLLSSYYEKKQDYQKAFENFVKATKMKEAMFNQENSAKIMEIQAKYEMEKQIQQNRYLHLKNVELQKANATISIQNKELKERNDHIQLTNKMLRHDIINNLSVMNSAMRLYNDSKESSYLEEIPRQIEKSINLIRKLRNLSNLLSDDKKLYPIDLRKDILEKTISNYSMLNIEINGKGSVLADQMLESVFDNLFSNAVKHSQTEKIIIDILVRKQFVQINFADFGIGIPEEIRDKIFEESFAYGNSGNTGLGLFIVKKAVENYGGSVRVKNNQPSGTMFMIRLKKA; translated from the coding sequence GTGGCTGAAATTGATGAATTGAAACATAAATTGAAAAACGCTGCAGGAAAAGAAAAAATTGAATTGCTTTGTCAGATTAGCGATCAGTATATTCAAAATTCGGATGAAGATAGAAGTCTGGCTTATTTGCAGGAAGCACTGCAATTGGCACAGCAGATTTCCGAAGAAAAATATATTGTTATCTGCTTTCAGAAGCTTGGTCTTGCCTATTGGCGAAAAAATGAATTTTCCACTGCCAAGAATTATTTTGAAAAGGCTCTTACTCTTTACGAAAAACTGGATAATAAGTCGCAGGCTGCCAGTTTGGAAATGGCGATCGGCGTTACTTTGCACAATATGGGAAAAAGCCTACAAGCCAAAGTTCAACTCAGAAAAGCAGTCTACAAAATAATTCGGGTAAGAAAAAAAAATAATCTGGCAGGTGCTTATAATTGGCTGGGAATCGTTTACGATGATTTAATGGAAGACCAGGCAGCCATGAAGTATTTTTTAAAAGGGCTTCATATTCAAGAAGAATTGGGAAATGAAGAGGGAATTGGCGTTGCCAAAAACAGTATTGGATTACTGCACTTGAAATTAAAACATCTTGAGCAGGCAGAAAAATACTTGAAGGAATCACTGGAAATCCGCCAGAAAATCGATGATAAATTGGGAGTGGCAGATTGCCTCAATAATCTGGGAATGCTGTTCAGTGAAAATAATGATCTGGAGATGGCATTGGAATATTATCAGAATTCGCTGAAGATCAGACAGCAGATCGGCGGTAAAGCCAAGATGGCAAATACTTATAACAACATCGGAAATATTTATGCCAAAATGGGAAAGATAGACAAGGCTCTAAAAAATCTTGATGCCAGTTTGAAGATCATGGAAGAGATCGGAAACAAATCTTATATTCTTCAATTATTACACAATATTTGTGATTGTCATTTTGATAATAATGATTTTGAAGCTGGCAAAGCTATCCTGGATAGCAGCCAGCAGTTGCTTTCCCAAATCGATGACAGTCCGGTCAAACATATCCATTATCAACTTCTCTCGTCTTACTATGAAAAGAAACAAGATTATCAAAAAGCATTCGAAAATTTTGTGAAAGCAACCAAAATGAAAGAAGCTATGTTTAATCAGGAAAACTCAGCTAAAATAATGGAAATTCAGGCAAAATATGAAATGGAAAAACAGATCCAGCAAAATCGTTATCTGCACCTGAAAAACGTAGAACTGCAGAAAGCTAATGCAACCATAAGCATTCAAAATAAAGAATTAAAGGAAAGAAATGATCATATTCAATTAACCAATAAAATGCTGCGTCACGATATCATCAATAATCTTTCCGTGATGAACAGCGCCATGAGATTATACAATGATTCCAAAGAATCTTCCTATCTGGAAGAAATTCCGCGTCAGATCGAAAAAAGTATCAATTTGATCAGAAAATTAAGAAATCTATCCAATCTATTGAGTGATGATAAAAAATTATATCCTATAGATTTAAGAAAAGATATACTAGAAAAAACGATTTCCAATTATTCCATGCTCAATATCGAAATAAACGGTAAAGGTTCTGTTCTGGCAGATCAGATGCTGGAATCAGTGTTTGATAATCTTTTTTCTAATGCTGTTAAGCATTCTCAAACTGAAAAAATAATAATCGACATCTTAGTTCGAAAGCAATTCGTACAAATAAACTTTGCAGATTTTGGCATTGGCATTCCCGAAGAGATTAGAGATAAGATTTTTGAAGAAAGTTTTGCTTACGGAAATTCCGGTAATACCGGTCTTGGGCTTTTCATCGTGAAGAAGGCTGTGGAAAATTACGGCGGTTCTGTGAGGGTGAAAAACAATCAGCCAAGTGGAACGATGTTTATGATCAGACTGAAAAAAGCATAA